The genomic DNA GGAGCAACGAAAGGAAAGTGACGATAGTAAGGTTGGTGGTACTATGTCCCGATTGATAATTTCGTTGTATAGAGTTTCTTATCAGAACTGAATACTGTACAGTATATGATAATTGCTTCAACTGTGGGTGAACAAAGAAATATTTGACTACTCAGATACATACAAGAACGCAGCCGGCGATTTACTACGATACAACAAAGCCAACCACAAGACCGTTATCATCGATCCACTGGGCTCAATATTGGCCCAAAATAATACTACCCATCGAATCACAACCTATCGACCTCGCCTTTCTACATCCCTGATCAAACCTCGCTCATGAGATGGAGCTTGATGGGACGTTGGTCGATAAACTCGTAATGAGATCTATCTACGACCAATGATTGGATTGGTGATGCGGCCATTGTTCATCACTTGGTGTCTTGTAACGGTGCACAGGCCGGCTAGAAGAGGACAGAAGACCGATGAACAGAAGGGGCAATTAGCCAAGTCGGGATTCGAAACGATAGGCGTGAACTTACAACTCGTCAACAAGACTCTCGTCATCTTTTAACATAGTCTCTTTCATTGATTTCATATTCCgtcctccctccctcttcattATACTTACAGGTAGCAGTTATAGATAAATCCGCGTATACAATTGTATGTAGTCAAAGATCGTAAGCCCAACGACTTCAACGCTTTATTTGCTGTCTTCCTTCATCAGCCCCCTGCATGGCTGCTTCGCCTTCGCGAGGTTGACCGCATGAACGGCAACCCAAATGAGCACACCGACACATGCGCCTGAAATAGGATCAAATAATGATTAGCAGCTGCTATATGCCGATGGTGAAAAGAATACGAGGAAAGGCGTCCTTACAGATTCACATGATGATATGTCAGGTTGAAATCTTCTGTCGGTCACTTGGCTGTATGTCGGCTGTTGATTCgattgctgttgttgagaCTGTTGACCTTGCTGAGGGCGATAACGGAAGTACGATAGGATGCGGGTGCTCATCGGTGTAGACGGTGGTGAGGTGAACTGTAAAGAGGAAAGCACTGTCAGTTTGAAAACAAAGGTcgtggaagaggacgagttTGAAGCATAATCACGTACTCGACAGGTCTCAGGCCTTTGCACAGGGAAAACTATGGTTTTTGCGGCAGATTCACCGCCTGTTTCTCGAGGTAGTGGGCCTATGACCTCGGTGACGATCGGTGGAAACTGTAACCTCAACGCTGTCCTCAATTCCTCTATGCTCCAGGTCCTCTGTggctctccttctttcttcatcacatAGATCCCAATTAAAGCTTCTTGGGATATGACGATCTGACGCACATTGGGGAAGACATCGGTATATGACCTAGGGAGGCCTGAATACTCTTTGTAACCCAGCATTGCGATTCGCCACATCTCTTCCATATTGTCAATCTCCAGAACCTTCACGTAGCTTAAAGCTTtctgctttctcttccacgTCTTTGATCGGAAGTCAAGGCCTTTCAGTAGACCTTTGCTAGTCTTAACATAGTGGTACAGGTGAGGTATGACGAGATCATAGACCTCGGAGCACAAGGTGAGCGCTTTGAGTGGCTCAATGTCGGAGAAGTGTTGAAGAATGATGTCGTGTACAGGGGCAAGCTTGTCTAGTCTCGGCAGTTGTGTGAAAGACGGCGGAAGGCTGTATTCGTCCACTGGCGCGTAGAGTTCGTATTCGGCATCGGGAGAATGGTAAGTGGCGTTGGTGTATGGGTTGGTGGCGACTAAAGCTGCAGAAGTCCG from Cryptococcus neoformans var. neoformans JEC21 chromosome 3 sequence includes the following:
- a CDS encoding expressed protein yields the protein MSISGKQPFFPPPAYSPRRTSAALVATNPYTNATYHSPDAEYELYAPVDEYSLPPSFTQLPRLDKLAPVHDIILQHFSDIEPLKALTLCSEVYDLVIPHLYHYVKTSKGLLKGLDFRSKTWKRKQKALSYVKVLEIDNMEEMWRIAMLGYKEYSGLPRSYTDVFPNVRQIVISQEALIGIYVMKKEGEPQRTWSIEELRTALRLQFPPIVTEVIGPLPRETGGESAAKTIVFPVQRPETCRFTSPPSTPMSTRILSYFRYRPQQGQQSQQQQSNQQPTYSQVTDRRFQPDISSCESAHVSVCSFGLPFMRSTSRRRSSHAGG